A single window of Nicotiana sylvestris chromosome 3, ASM39365v2, whole genome shotgun sequence DNA harbors:
- the LOC104233740 gene encoding protein FAR1-RELATED SEQUENCE 4 isoform X2 — MESTVATENNNLEPRDDMEFDSHDAAYEFYKEYAKSAGFGTAKLSSRRSRASKEFIDAKFSCIRYGNKQQSDDAINPRPSPKIGCKASMHVKRRSSNGKWYIHSFVKEHNHELLPAQVHFFRSHRNVDPLKSDAKVRRKKMLASVSKQYGAYQFSGNLENLFRNQHDRGRSLTLEEGGAQVLLEFLVQMQEENPKFFYSVDLNEEHRMRNVFWVDAKGMDNYSNFGDVVSFDTTYFTNKYKIPLVLFIGANHHVQPTLLGCALIADETVHTFIWLMRTWCLAMGGRGPKILLSDQNDNIKAAVGAIFPDTGHYFSLWSILEKIPRHLEYLSLWHDTFMAKFTKCIYRSWTEEQYEHRWWKLIEKFSLREDEWVQSLYENRKLWVPAFMRDVSFASLSTASRSESVNSFFDKYIQSETSLRGFIGQHKLILEDWYEEEAKANFDAWHEMPELKSPSPFEKQMLLIYTHEIFKKFQVEVLGAAACHLKKETEDGTSITYAVKDFDANQDFMVEWDAPRSDIYCSCHSFEYKGYLCRHAIVVLQMSGVFNIPSKYILQRWTNAAMSRHSISERLEDVQAKVRRYNDLCRRAIILGEEGSLTQESYNIAVGAIKEALKQCATVNVTFEANLRSGSCATLAIQGVNEVCQGNSLAARELMPYSRAAQTSKGSKRADPGKERENNDNTSNKKGKVTLEPEIPNGAQGVFHQMEFFYQNFLTGAPGKVYFEHIFDAPSS, encoded by the exons ATGGAATCGACTGTTGCTACGGAGAACAATAACCTGGAGCCTCGAGATGATATGGAATTTGATTCTCATGATGCAGCCTATGAATTCTATAAAGAATATGCAAAATCAGCCGGGTTTGGCACCGCCAAATTGAGTAGTCGTCGTTCTAGGGCATCCAAAGAGTTTATTGATGCGAAGTTTTCATGCATAAGATATGGAAACAAACAGCAGTCTGATGATGCAATCAACCCTAGGCCTTCTCCTAAGATAGGTTGTAAAGCTAGTATGCACGTGAAGAGAAGGTCGTCGAATGGGAAGTGGTACATTCATAGTTTCGTAAAAGAACATAACCATGAGCTTTTACCAGCTCAAGTGCACTTTTTTAGAAGCCACAGGAATGTTGATCCACTTAAGAGTGACGCAAAAGTTCGAAGGAAAAAGATGTTGGCTTCTGTATCAAAACAGTACGGTGCATACCAATTCTCTGGTAATCTGGAAAATCTTTTTAGGAATCAACATGATAGAGGTCGAAGTTTGACTTTAGAAGAAGGAGGTGCGCAGGTCTTGCTTGAATTTCTTGTGCAAATGCAGGAAGAGAATCCAAAATTTTTCTATTCCGTGGACTTAAATGAGGAGCATCGAATGAGGAATGTTTTCTGGGTTGACGCCAAAGGCATGGATAATTATTCCAATTTTGGTGACGTGGTGTCATTTGATACTACATACTtcacaaacaaatacaaaataCCTTTGGTTCTCTTCATTGGAGCAAACCATCATGTTCAACCCACCTTACTAGGTTGTGCACTAATTGCTGATGAGACAGTGCATACGTTCATATGGTTGATGCGGACATGGTGTCTGGCAATGGGTGGACGAGGTCCAAAAATTTTGTTGTCTGATCAAAACGACAACATCAAAGCAGCTGTTGGAGCAATCTTTCCGGACACCGGGCACTACTTTAGCCTGTGGAGTATATTGGAGAAGATCCCAAGGCATCTTGAATATCTCAGTCTGTGGCATGATACATTTATGGCAAAATTTACTAAGTGCATATATAGATCATGGACTGAAGAACAATATGAACACAGATGGTGGAAGTTGATTGAAAAGTTCAGTCTTAGAGAGGACGAGTGGGTTCAATCATTATATGAAAATCGCAAGCTTTGGGTGCCTGCTTTTATGAGGGATGTATCTTTTGCCAGTTTATCCACGGCTTCAAGATCCGAAAGCGTGAACTCTTTCTTTGACAAATACATCCAGAGTGAAACGTCTCTTAGAGGCTTTATTGGACAACATAAGCTAATCCTTGAAGACTGGTATGAAGAGGAAGCCAAAGCTAATTTTGATGCATGGCATGAGATGCCTGAGCTTAAGTCTCCCTCGCCCTTCGAAAAACAGATGTTGCTCATATATACTCATGAAATATTCAAGAAGTTCCAAGTTGAAGTATTAGGAGCCGCTGCATGCCATCTAAAAAAAGAAACAGAAGACGGCACATCTATAACATATGCTGTCAAAGATTTTGACGCAAATCAGGACTTCATGGTGGAGTGGGATGCGCCGAGGTCGGACATATACTGCTCATGCCATTCATTTGAGTACAAAGGTTACCTTTGTAGACATGCTATTGTGGTTCTTCAAATGTCTGGTGTCTTCAATATTCCGTCTAAGTATATATTGCAACGCTGGACCAATGCTGCCATGAGCAGGCATTCCATAAGTGAAAGACTGGAAGATGTGCAAGCTAAAGTCCGTCGCTACAATGATTTGTGCCGACGGGCAATAATATTGGGTGAAGAGGGATCACTGACTCAGGAAAGTTACAACATTGCTGTTGGTGCCATTAAAGAAGCCTTAAAACAGTGTGCAACTGTTAATGTCACTTTTGAGGCTAATCTTAGATCAGGCAGTTGTGCTACCCTTGCTATCCAAGGTGTTAATGAAGTATGTCAAGGAAATAGTCTTGCAGCTAGAGAGCTAATGCCTTACAGTAGAGCGGCCCAGACAAGCAAGGGTTCTAAAAGAGCAGATCCTggaaaagaaagggaaaacaaTGACAACACTTctaataaaaaaggaaag GTGACTTTGGAGCCAGAAATTCCTAACGGTGCACAAGGTGTCTTTCACCAAATG GAATTCTTTTACCAAAATTTCCTGACAGGAGCTCCTGGAAAAGTTTATTTTGAACATATATTTGATGCACCTAGTAGTTGA
- the LOC104233740 gene encoding protein FAR1-RELATED SEQUENCE 4 isoform X1 yields MESTVATENNNLEPRDDMEFDSHDAAYEFYKEYAKSAGFGTAKLSSRRSRASKEFIDAKFSCIRYGNKQQSDDAINPRPSPKIGCKASMHVKRRSSNGKWYIHSFVKEHNHELLPAQVHFFRSHRNVDPLKSDAKVRRKKMLASVSKQYGAYQFSGNLENLFRNQHDRGRSLTLEEGGAQVLLEFLVQMQEENPKFFYSVDLNEEHRMRNVFWVDAKGMDNYSNFGDVVSFDTTYFTNKYKIPLVLFIGANHHVQPTLLGCALIADETVHTFIWLMRTWCLAMGGRGPKILLSDQNDNIKAAVGAIFPDTGHYFSLWSILEKIPRHLEYLSLWHDTFMAKFTKCIYRSWTEEQYEHRWWKLIEKFSLREDEWVQSLYENRKLWVPAFMRDVSFASLSTASRSESVNSFFDKYIQSETSLRGFIGQHKLILEDWYEEEAKANFDAWHEMPELKSPSPFEKQMLLIYTHEIFKKFQVEVLGAAACHLKKETEDGTSITYAVKDFDANQDFMVEWDAPRSDIYCSCHSFEYKGYLCRHAIVVLQMSGVFNIPSKYILQRWTNAAMSRHSISERLEDVQAKVRRYNDLCRRAIILGEEGSLTQESYNIAVGAIKEALKQCATVNVTFEANLRSGSCATLAIQGVNEVCQGNSLAARELMPYSRAAQTSKGSKRADPGKERENNDNTSNKKGKVTLEPEIPNGAQGVFHQMDMPGSLDYPTLYPRLTTLLRGGDINKRSVELLGEMLE; encoded by the exons ATGGAATCGACTGTTGCTACGGAGAACAATAACCTGGAGCCTCGAGATGATATGGAATTTGATTCTCATGATGCAGCCTATGAATTCTATAAAGAATATGCAAAATCAGCCGGGTTTGGCACCGCCAAATTGAGTAGTCGTCGTTCTAGGGCATCCAAAGAGTTTATTGATGCGAAGTTTTCATGCATAAGATATGGAAACAAACAGCAGTCTGATGATGCAATCAACCCTAGGCCTTCTCCTAAGATAGGTTGTAAAGCTAGTATGCACGTGAAGAGAAGGTCGTCGAATGGGAAGTGGTACATTCATAGTTTCGTAAAAGAACATAACCATGAGCTTTTACCAGCTCAAGTGCACTTTTTTAGAAGCCACAGGAATGTTGATCCACTTAAGAGTGACGCAAAAGTTCGAAGGAAAAAGATGTTGGCTTCTGTATCAAAACAGTACGGTGCATACCAATTCTCTGGTAATCTGGAAAATCTTTTTAGGAATCAACATGATAGAGGTCGAAGTTTGACTTTAGAAGAAGGAGGTGCGCAGGTCTTGCTTGAATTTCTTGTGCAAATGCAGGAAGAGAATCCAAAATTTTTCTATTCCGTGGACTTAAATGAGGAGCATCGAATGAGGAATGTTTTCTGGGTTGACGCCAAAGGCATGGATAATTATTCCAATTTTGGTGACGTGGTGTCATTTGATACTACATACTtcacaaacaaatacaaaataCCTTTGGTTCTCTTCATTGGAGCAAACCATCATGTTCAACCCACCTTACTAGGTTGTGCACTAATTGCTGATGAGACAGTGCATACGTTCATATGGTTGATGCGGACATGGTGTCTGGCAATGGGTGGACGAGGTCCAAAAATTTTGTTGTCTGATCAAAACGACAACATCAAAGCAGCTGTTGGAGCAATCTTTCCGGACACCGGGCACTACTTTAGCCTGTGGAGTATATTGGAGAAGATCCCAAGGCATCTTGAATATCTCAGTCTGTGGCATGATACATTTATGGCAAAATTTACTAAGTGCATATATAGATCATGGACTGAAGAACAATATGAACACAGATGGTGGAAGTTGATTGAAAAGTTCAGTCTTAGAGAGGACGAGTGGGTTCAATCATTATATGAAAATCGCAAGCTTTGGGTGCCTGCTTTTATGAGGGATGTATCTTTTGCCAGTTTATCCACGGCTTCAAGATCCGAAAGCGTGAACTCTTTCTTTGACAAATACATCCAGAGTGAAACGTCTCTTAGAGGCTTTATTGGACAACATAAGCTAATCCTTGAAGACTGGTATGAAGAGGAAGCCAAAGCTAATTTTGATGCATGGCATGAGATGCCTGAGCTTAAGTCTCCCTCGCCCTTCGAAAAACAGATGTTGCTCATATATACTCATGAAATATTCAAGAAGTTCCAAGTTGAAGTATTAGGAGCCGCTGCATGCCATCTAAAAAAAGAAACAGAAGACGGCACATCTATAACATATGCTGTCAAAGATTTTGACGCAAATCAGGACTTCATGGTGGAGTGGGATGCGCCGAGGTCGGACATATACTGCTCATGCCATTCATTTGAGTACAAAGGTTACCTTTGTAGACATGCTATTGTGGTTCTTCAAATGTCTGGTGTCTTCAATATTCCGTCTAAGTATATATTGCAACGCTGGACCAATGCTGCCATGAGCAGGCATTCCATAAGTGAAAGACTGGAAGATGTGCAAGCTAAAGTCCGTCGCTACAATGATTTGTGCCGACGGGCAATAATATTGGGTGAAGAGGGATCACTGACTCAGGAAAGTTACAACATTGCTGTTGGTGCCATTAAAGAAGCCTTAAAACAGTGTGCAACTGTTAATGTCACTTTTGAGGCTAATCTTAGATCAGGCAGTTGTGCTACCCTTGCTATCCAAGGTGTTAATGAAGTATGTCAAGGAAATAGTCTTGCAGCTAGAGAGCTAATGCCTTACAGTAGAGCGGCCCAGACAAGCAAGGGTTCTAAAAGAGCAGATCCTggaaaagaaagggaaaacaaTGACAACACTTctaataaaaaaggaaag GTGACTTTGGAGCCAGAAATTCCTAACGGTGCACAAGGTGTCTTTCACCAAATG GATATGCCTGGTAGCCTGGATTATCCAACCTTGTACCCCAGATTAACAACACTGTTAAGAGGTGGTGACATTAACAAAAGAAGTGTGGAATTGCTCGGAGAGATGTTGGAGTAA